A genomic window from Arvicola amphibius chromosome 5, mArvAmp1.2, whole genome shotgun sequence includes:
- the Osbpl2 gene encoding oxysterol-binding protein-related protein 2 isoform X1 gives MNGEEEFFDAVTGFDSDNSTGEFSDANKISGMIDLDTSKSGERPQENGIQKHRTALPAPMFTRSDFSVWSILKKCIGLELSKITMPIAFNEPLSFLQRITEYMEHVYLIHKASNQPQTLERMQSVAAFAVSAVASQWERTGKPFNPLLGETYELIREDLGFRFISEQVSHHPPISAFYSEGLNQDFMFHGSIYPKLKFWGKSVEAEPRGTITLELLKHNEAYTWTNPTCCVHNVILGQLWIEQYGVVEILNHRTGDKCILHFKPCGLFGKELHRVEGYIQDKNRKKLFIIYGKWTECLWGIDPVSYESFKKHERRSEHPRKAKMDDGPEKANSGVPGDATDNVPVTQETVHVIPGSKLLWRINSRPPNSAQMYNFTSFTVSLNELESGMEKTLPPTDCRLRPDIRGMENGNMDLASQEKERLEEKQREARKERAKEEAEWRTRWFYPGNNPYTGTPDWLYAGDYFERNFSDCPDIY, from the exons GCTTTGATTCTGATAACTCTACAGGGGAGTTTTCAGACGCAAATAAAATCAGTGGGATGATTGATCTGGATACCAGCAAAAGTGGGGAGAGACCACAAGAGAATGGAATTCAGAAACACAG GACAGCCCTTCCTGCCCCCATGTTCACCAGAAGTGATTTCAGCGTGTGGAGTATCCTGAAAAAGTGCATTGGTTTG GAGCTATCCAAGATCACAATGCCAATTGCCTTCAATGAGCCACTGAGCTTCCTGCAGCGGATCACGGAGTACATGGAGCATGTGTACCTTATCCACAAAGCCTCAAATCAGCCCCAGACCCTGGAGAGGATGCAG TCTGTAGCTGCCTTTGCAGTCTCGGCAGTGGCTTCCCAGTGGGAGAGAACCGGCAAACCCTTTAACCCGCTCCTGGGGGAGACGTATGAGCTGATCAG GGAAGACTTGGGGTTCAGATTTATATCTGAACAGGTCAGTCACCACCCTCCTATTAGTGCATTTTATTCAGAAGGTCTCAACCAAGACTTCATGTTCCACGGTTCCATCTACCCAAAGCTGAAGTTTTGGGGCAAGAGTGTGGAGGCAGAGCCCCGGGGGACCATCACACTGGAGCTTCTCAA ACATAATGAAGCCTACACGTGGACCAACCCCACCTGCTGTGTGCACAATGTCATCCTTGGGCAGCTATGGATCGAACAGTATGGGGTAGTGGAGATCCTAAATCACAG AACTGGAGATAAGTGTATCCTTCACTTCAAGCCATGTGGACTATTTGGAAAGGAACTTCACAGAGTGGAAGGGTACATTCAAGACAAAAA CAGGAAGAAGCTCTTCATCATTTATGGCAAGTGGACAGAATGCTTGTGGGGCATCGATCCTGTTTCATATGAGTCCTTTAAGAAGCATGAAAGGAGAAGTGAACACCCCAGGAAGGCCAAAATG GACGACGGCCCTGAGAAAGCGAACAGTGGTGTGCCTGGTGATGCGACAGACAATGTTCCTGTGACTCAGGAGACCGTGCACGTCATCCCTGGCAGTAAGCTACTCTGGAGAATCAACAGCCGGCCCCCCAACTCCGCTCAG ATGTATAACTTCACCAGCTTCACTGTGAGTCTCAATGAGTTGGAGTCAGGCATGGAGAAGACCCTGCCACCCACAGACTGCCGCCTCCGCCCTGACATTCGTGGGATGGAGAATGGCAACATGG ACCTGGCCAGCCAGGAGAAGGAGCGGctggaggaaaagcagagagaggcccGAAAAGAACGTGCCAAAGAGGAGGCCGAGTGGCGGACCAG GTGGTTCTATCCAGGCAATAACCCCTACACAGGAACTCCTGACTGGCTGTACGCAGGGGATTACTTTGAGCGTAATTTCTCAGACTGCCCAGACATCTACTAA
- the Adrm1 gene encoding proteasomal ubiquitin receptor ADRM1, translated as MTTSGALFPSLVPGSRGSSTKYLVEFRAGKMSLKGTTVTPDKRKGLVYIQQTDDSLIHFCWKDRTSGTVEDDLIIFPDDCEFKRVPQCPSGRVYVLKFKAGSKRLFFWMQEPKTDQDEEHCRKVNECLNNPPMPGALGASGSGGHELSALGGEGGLQSLLGNMSHSQLMQLIGPAGLGGLGGLGALTGPGLASLLGSSGPPASSSSSSSRSQSAAVTPSSTTSSTRATPAPSAPAAASTTSPSPAPSSGNGTSTAASPTQPIQLSDLQSILATMNVPAGPGGGQQVDLASVLTPEIMAPILANADVQERLLPYLPSGESLPQTADEIQNTLTSPQFQQALGMFSAALASGQLGPLMCQFGLPAEAVEAANKGDVEAFAKAMQNNAKSEPKEGDTKDKKDEEEDMSLD; from the exons ATGACGACTTCAGGCGCTCTGTTCCCAAGCCTGGTGCCCGGCTCTCGGGGATCCTCCACCAAGTATCTGGTGGAGTTCCGGGCAGGAAAAATGTCATTAAAAGGAACCACGGTCACCCCAGATAAACGGAAAGGGCTCGTGTACATCCAGCAGACGGACGACTCCCTCATTCACTTCTGTTGGAAAGACAGGACCTCTGGGACCGTGGAGGAT GACTTGATCATCTTTCCCGATGACTGTGAGTTCAAGCGGGTGCCTCAGTGCCCCAGCGGGAGGGTCTACGTGCTCAAGTTTAAGGCGGGGTCCAAGAGGCTCTTCTTTTGGATGCAG GAGCCCAAGACTGACCAAGATGAAGAGCATTGTCGGAAAGTCAATGAGTGTCTGAACAACCCCCCCATGCCTGGAGCACTGGGTGCAAGTGGGAGTGGTGGCCATGAGCTCTCGGCACTGGGCG GTGAGGGTGGCCTGCAGAGCCTGTTGGGGAACATGAGTCATAGCCAGCTCATGCAGCTCATCGGACCAGCCGGCCTCGGAGGACTGG GTGGGCTTGGAGCCCTCACTGGACCAGGCCTGGCCAGCTTGCTGGGGAGCAGCGGGCCTCCGGCAAGCAGCTCTTCGTCCAG CTCCCGGAGCCAGTCGGCAGCCGTCACCCCATCCTCCACCACCTCTTCCACTCGCGCCACCCCAGCCCCTTCTGCCCCAGCAGCTGCCTCGACGACCAGCCCAAGCCCCGCACCCAGCTCAGGTAATGGAACCAGCACAGCAGCCAGCCCGACCCAGCCCATCCAGCTGAGCGACCTCCAGAGCATTCTGGCCACCATGAATGTGCCCGCAGGGCCAGGAGGCGGCCAGCAAG TGGATCTGGCCAGTGTGCTGACTCCAGAGATCATGGCTCCCATCCTCGCTAACGCAGACGTCCAGGAGCGCCTGCTGCCCTACCTGCCCTCTGGGGAGTCTCTGCCTCAGACTGCAGATGAGATCCAGAACACATTGACCTCGCCCCAGTTCCAGCAG GCCTTGGGTATGTTCAGTGCAGCCTTGGCCTCAGGACAGCTCGGCCCCCTCATGTGCCAGTTTGGCCTtcctgcagaggctgtggaggcgGCCAACAAAGGAG ATGTGGAAGCATTTGCCAAAGCCATGCAGAATAACGCCAAATCGGAGCCGAAGGAGGGAGACACGAAAGACAagaaggacgaggaggaggacatGAGTCTGGATTAA
- the Osbpl2 gene encoding oxysterol-binding protein-related protein 2 isoform X2 yields MNGEEEFFDAVTGFDSDNSTGEFSDANKISGMIDLDTSKSGERPQENGIQKHRTALPAPMFTRSDFSVWSILKKCIGLELSKITMPIAFNEPLSFLQRITEYMEHVYLIHKASNQPQTLERMQSVAAFAVSAVASQWERTGKPFNPLLGETYELIRHNEAYTWTNPTCCVHNVILGQLWIEQYGVVEILNHRTGDKCILHFKPCGLFGKELHRVEGYIQDKNRKKLFIIYGKWTECLWGIDPVSYESFKKHERRSEHPRKAKMDDGPEKANSGVPGDATDNVPVTQETVHVIPGSKLLWRINSRPPNSAQMYNFTSFTVSLNELESGMEKTLPPTDCRLRPDIRGMENGNMDLASQEKERLEEKQREARKERAKEEAEWRTRWFYPGNNPYTGTPDWLYAGDYFERNFSDCPDIY; encoded by the exons GCTTTGATTCTGATAACTCTACAGGGGAGTTTTCAGACGCAAATAAAATCAGTGGGATGATTGATCTGGATACCAGCAAAAGTGGGGAGAGACCACAAGAGAATGGAATTCAGAAACACAG GACAGCCCTTCCTGCCCCCATGTTCACCAGAAGTGATTTCAGCGTGTGGAGTATCCTGAAAAAGTGCATTGGTTTG GAGCTATCCAAGATCACAATGCCAATTGCCTTCAATGAGCCACTGAGCTTCCTGCAGCGGATCACGGAGTACATGGAGCATGTGTACCTTATCCACAAAGCCTCAAATCAGCCCCAGACCCTGGAGAGGATGCAG TCTGTAGCTGCCTTTGCAGTCTCGGCAGTGGCTTCCCAGTGGGAGAGAACCGGCAAACCCTTTAACCCGCTCCTGGGGGAGACGTATGAGCTGATCAG ACATAATGAAGCCTACACGTGGACCAACCCCACCTGCTGTGTGCACAATGTCATCCTTGGGCAGCTATGGATCGAACAGTATGGGGTAGTGGAGATCCTAAATCACAG AACTGGAGATAAGTGTATCCTTCACTTCAAGCCATGTGGACTATTTGGAAAGGAACTTCACAGAGTGGAAGGGTACATTCAAGACAAAAA CAGGAAGAAGCTCTTCATCATTTATGGCAAGTGGACAGAATGCTTGTGGGGCATCGATCCTGTTTCATATGAGTCCTTTAAGAAGCATGAAAGGAGAAGTGAACACCCCAGGAAGGCCAAAATG GACGACGGCCCTGAGAAAGCGAACAGTGGTGTGCCTGGTGATGCGACAGACAATGTTCCTGTGACTCAGGAGACCGTGCACGTCATCCCTGGCAGTAAGCTACTCTGGAGAATCAACAGCCGGCCCCCCAACTCCGCTCAG ATGTATAACTTCACCAGCTTCACTGTGAGTCTCAATGAGTTGGAGTCAGGCATGGAGAAGACCCTGCCACCCACAGACTGCCGCCTCCGCCCTGACATTCGTGGGATGGAGAATGGCAACATGG ACCTGGCCAGCCAGGAGAAGGAGCGGctggaggaaaagcagagagaggcccGAAAAGAACGTGCCAAAGAGGAGGCCGAGTGGCGGACCAG GTGGTTCTATCCAGGCAATAACCCCTACACAGGAACTCCTGACTGGCTGTACGCAGGGGATTACTTTGAGCGTAATTTCTCAGACTGCCCAGACATCTACTAA